Proteins encoded by one window of Nyctibius grandis isolate bNycGra1 chromosome 15, bNycGra1.pri, whole genome shotgun sequence:
- the LOC137670591 gene encoding GTP-binding protein Rhes-like, with protein sequence MSLVVKEKNHVRLVFLGAAGVGKTALIHRFLMDTFEPKHRRTVEELHSKEYQVSGATVKVEILDTSGSYSFPAMRKLSIQNSDAFALVYAVDDAESFESVKSLREEILEVKEDKFPPIVVVGNKAESGGERQVLAEDALSLVELDWNSRFVETSAKDNENVLEVFRELLQQANLPSRLSPALCKRRETLPKEQVLRPPMNKTNSCSVC encoded by the coding sequence ATGTCCCTCGTGGTGAAGGAGAAGAACCACGTGCGGTTGGTCTTCTTGGGTGCTGCCGGCGTGGGCAAGACAGCCCTCATCCACCGCTTCCTGATGGACACCTTCGAGCCCAAGCACCGGCGCACGGTGGAGGAGCTGCACAGCAAGGAGTACCAGGTGAGCGGGGCCACGGTCAAGGTGGAAATCCTGGACACCAGCGGCAGCTACTCCTTCCCGGCCATGAGGAAGCTCTCCATCCAGAACAGCGATGCTTTCGCCCTGGTCTACGCCGTAGACGACGCTGAGTCCTTCGAGAGCGTCAAGAGCCTGCGGGAGGAGATCCTGGAGGTGAAGGAAGACAAGTTCCCTCCCATCGTGGTGGTCGGCAACAAGGCGGAGAGCGGCGGAGAGCGGCAGGTGCTGGCGGAGGACGCCCTGTCGCTGGTGGAGCTGGACTGGAACAGCCGCTTCGTGGAGACGTCAGCCAAGGACAACGAGAACGTCCTGGAGGTCttcagggagctgctgcagcaagcCAACCTGCCCAGCCGGCTCAGCCCGGCGCTCTGCAAGAGGAGGGAGACGTTGCCCAAGGAGCAGGTGCTGAGGCCCCCCATGAACAAGACCAACAGCTGCTCAGTGTGCTGA